One genomic segment of Saccharomyces kudriavzevii IFO 1802 strain IFO1802 genome assembly, chromosome: 8 includes these proteins:
- the DSE2 gene encoding Dse2p (similar to Saccharomyces cerevisiae DSE2 (YHR143W); ancestral locus Anc_2.90): MKFNFITIVNILFLLFSSIEANSNGETVKLITSDGIVYSYAVYTKTLAPARVVVKTISYTTTRVYPITLANSVVSSTTEKITEISTVSASEQVSATQTDSLVASSSVPTTLSAFSSSLISSTSTSSIESSQNIQSSSTPAGTAEPSASSISTLVPSPLPSQSSEASLKASSSPVSSSSSSFSSSLSFSSPSPSSSSFSTIITLAPSSSKYESSQSTSTLSLSTSSVESSQTGSTATRTTLTQSSITDTTSGTTTSMPFQSSSAQSISVSNSDGTCYVFYDDDEYYSTVYLTSPSQSVDAATTITSTNTIYATVII; this comes from the coding sequence ATgaaattcaatttcatcacTATAgtcaatattttatttcttctgttttccTCAATCGAAGCCAATAGCAACGGGGAAACAGTTAAACTTATTACTTCCGACGGAATTGTCTACAGTTATGCTGTCTACACCAAAACTCTTGCGCCAGCAAGAGTTGTGGTTAAAACCATTTCCTATACTACTACCAGAGTATATCCAATCACTTTAGCAAATTCGGTTGTCTCTTCCactactgaaaaaataacagAGATCTCGACAGTATCGGCTTCAGAACAAGTTAGTGCCACTCAGACAGATTCATTAGTTGCTTCTTCTAGTGTTCCCACTACTCTATCGGCCTTTTCTagttctttgatttcttccaCCTCCACATCTTCTATCGAATCATCCCAAAACATTCAATCGTCAAGTACGCCTGCTGGCACAGCAGAACCTTCTGCGTCCTCCATTTCCACTCTTGTTCCATCACCCCTCCCCTCCCAGTCTTCGGAAGCATCTTTGAAAGCTTCTTCCTCTCCTGTGTCATcatcctcctcctccttttcctcctcgttatctttttcttctccatcgccatcatcatcttctttttccacTATTATAACATTGGCGCCATCCAGCTCAAAGTATGAGAGCTCTCAATCTACTTCAACATTGTCGCTTTCTACTTCCTCTGTTGAATCGTCCCAAACAGGATCTACTGCAACAAGAACTACTCTGACACAATCTTCCATAACAGATACAACCTCCGGGACAACAACATCTATGCCATTtcaatcttcttctgcGCAGTCAATATCTGTCTCAAACTCAGATGGCACTTGTTATGTCTTTtacgatgacgatgaataTTATAGTACTGTCTACTTAACTAGCCCATCACAATCTGTCGATGCGGCCACCACTATAACGAGCACAAATACAATCTATGCCACTGTTATCATTTAG